From the Robbsia betulipollinis genome, the window CCCCAGGCGGGACATTGCCCAGCAGCGGGTGCTCCCAGCGCAGCAGTGCCTCCACGCTGACGCACTGTCCGGTATCCAGCGCCACCCGGGGTTGGTAGACGAGGCGCAATTGCGCCGGGTCCGCCAGCGCCAGGCTGAAATCGGTAAGCAGCGCGAAGCGGCGCCGGTTCGCGGCATCGTTGGCCGGGTTGTAGATCGCCTGCGCGACACCGGCTGCCCGGGCGCTGTCGGCGGCGCTGACGGCGATGCGCAACACCTCCGCGGGCGAAATCGGATCGTAGGACTTGAAGAAGGAGACGCCCATCACGGTGTTCGTCGCGATCGGTATGCCACTGCACATCAGCGAACCCGTCAGCGCCGGGGACAAGCGGTCGGCGAGATCGCGCCAGGGCCCATCGGCTTCCTCGTCCAGCAGGATCGCATAGGAGGTGGGTCCGACATGGTACAGGCCGGTGCGTGCGGTAAGCAGGTCCTTGACGATGCGGCTCGTCGCCCGCACGAAGGCGTCGAGATAGGCGCTGCCCAGTGCGTTGACGATCTCCTGCATGCGCTGCGGGTCGAGTGCATCGATCAGAAGGATGACCCGCACTGCGTTGTCGGGCGCGCGTTGCATGTCGGCGACGATATCGAGCAGCTCATGCCGGTTGGGCAGTCCGCTCATCACGTCGATGCGCCCGAAGTCGTGCTGCAACTCGATCTGTGACATGACCAGCGCGGCGAAATCGTGCAGCGCGGCCATCTCGTCGGCGGTGGCGGTGCGCGGCGTGTGATCCAGCACGCACATCGCGCCCAGCGTGTAGCCGTCGCGCGTGCGCAATGGCGCGCCGGCATAAAAACGGATGCCGGCCAGCGCGAGTGGGCTATCGAAGAAGCCGGGGTGCGTCAGCAAATCCTCGACGACCAGCAGATCGGACGTATCGGTCACGGTCGCGCAGGGCGCCTGGTGCCGGGGCAGTTCCCGGCCTGCGGTGCCCAGGTGCGACTTGAACCACTGCCGGTCGCCATCGGTCAGCGATATGGCGGCGATCGGCGCGCCGAACAGACGGCTCGCCATGCGGGTGATTCTATCGAAGGCCTCGCTCTGCGGGGTGTCGAGCAAGCGCAGGTCCCGCAGTGTGGCGAGCCGCGCGGCCTCGTGCGCGAGCGCTGCCGGCGTCGCGTCGGGAGACGCCGGCGCGGAAACGGGCAAGCAAGGCGGTGCCGCCCTGCCATCGTCGGAACGGTGCGTCGAATCCAAGCCGGTCGCTGTCATAAAGCGCTCATCCAGTGCCGTGAATTTTATTATGCCGCCGGCGGCATGCGTTGCACCCGCTGGCGGAAGGCATTACAAGAGACGGCGCTTGCGGGACGGATAGGCTCACCCGCGTCGAAATTGCCTGACCGGAACCTCACGTCGCGTCGCTCATTGCTCCTTTAACGGCATGGGGCGGGATTACTGAAGGGACGTCTGTGATGCGGACGTCGCGCAACTCAGGCGGAAAGCGCGCGCATTTCCCGGAACAGATCCGCTTTGCCCTCGAAGCCGATCCCGGGCAGTTCCGGCATCGTGATATGGCCCTGTTCGACCCGCACCCCATCCGGAAACCCGCCGAAGGGCTGGAACAGGTCCGGGTAGGATTCGTTGCCGCCGAGGCCGAGGCCCGCGACGATGTTCAGCGACATCTGATGCCCGCCATGCGGGATGCAGCGCGTGCGCGACCAGCCATGCTGGTGCAGCATGTCCAGCGTGCGCAGGTATTCAACCAACCCATAGCTCAGCGCGCAGTCGAATTGCAGGAAGTCGCGGTCGGATCGCATCCCGCCGTAACGGATCAAATTGCGCGCGTCCTGCATCGA encodes:
- a CDS encoding putative bifunctional diguanylate cyclase/phosphodiesterase, producing the protein MTATGLDSTHRSDDGRAAPPCLPVSAPASPDATPAALAHEAARLATLRDLRLLDTPQSEAFDRITRMASRLFGAPIAAISLTDGDRQWFKSHLGTAGRELPRHQAPCATVTDTSDLLVVEDLLTHPGFFDSPLALAGIRFYAGAPLRTRDGYTLGAMCVLDHTPRTATADEMAALHDFAALVMSQIELQHDFGRIDVMSGLPNRHELLDIVADMQRAPDNAVRVILLIDALDPQRMQEIVNALGSAYLDAFVRATSRIVKDLLTARTGLYHVGPTSYAILLDEEADGPWRDLADRLSPALTGSLMCSGIPIATNTVMGVSFFKSYDPISPAEVLRIAVSAADSARAAGVAQAIYNPANDAANRRRFALLTDFSLALADPAQLRLVYQPRVALDTGQCVSVEALLRWEHPLLGNVPPGEFIPLLEQTSLARPLTEWVATSALRQWAIWRNRGLVLRVSINVSARNLEEPDFAQRLLRQCQEMHISPNAIELEFTEGALISNVDNVREQLSDLKAIGCEIAIDDFGSGYSNFAYLQTLPATTVKLDQSFIQDMDGDPRKQQLARSMIAIAHDLDLRVVAEGVETEHSLHYLRACGCDEVQGYFICRPIEAAAFPGWLARHEAGNRLAQNGVAGAF